The genomic window ctgcagtgtggactctccagtccagcagacagcagttCTAATttctgcaggttgttgttactcatgtcaagctctctcagactagaggactgggagctgagaactgaggacagggctgcacagcttctctctgagaggttacagccaTTCAGTCTGTAGAATACatttggaaaaaatatttaataaatcatcattagaaaaaaatctgtctgaatatctttgcaataaatcaatcaataaatcaataaataactaTTTGTGCacttacagagctttgttggaggctttgaccactggcagcagcctcagaagaacctcctctgaagcagagtatttctcCAGGTCAAACATgtccagatctttttctgatgacagtaaggtgaagaccagagctgaccactgagcaggagacagtttctTTGTGGAGAGAGTTCCTGAACTCAGATACCACTGGATCTCCTCCACCAGAGAATcatcattcagttcattcagacagtggaacagattgatgcttctctcAGCAGACAGATTCTCACTGATCTTTTTCTTGATGTACTTGACTGTTTCCTGATTGGTCTGTGAGCTACTTCCTCTCTGTGTCAGAAGACCTCGTaggagagtctgattggtctgcagtgaaagacccaggaggaagcggaggaacaagtccaggtgtccatttggactctttAGGGCCTCGTCCACAGCACTCTGGTAGAGATGTTTCTCTGCAGatttgtcttctcttgtttcagaCTTCTGGGATGTTGTTTGTTCCTCTGCCAGCAGATTGACTCCagagttgatgaatgtcagatggacatgaagagcagccagaaactcctgaacactcagatggacgaagcagaacaccttgtcctggtacagccctctctcctctttaaagatctgtgtgaacactcctgagtacactgaggctgctctgatattgatgccacactctgtcaggtctgattcatagaagatcaggttgcctttccGCAGCTGtttaaaagccagttttcccagagactcaaTCATATTCCTGCTCTCTGCAttccagtgtggatctgtctcagctcctccatcatacttgaagttcttcagtttggactgaaccaccaggaagtggatgtacatctcagtcagggtcttgggcagctctcctccctctctgcttttcaacacatcctccagaactgtagcagtgatccagcagaagactggcatgtggcacatgatgtggatgCTTCTTGGtgtcttgatgtgggagatgattgtGCTGGCCTGCTtctcatctctgaatctcttcctgaagtactcctccttctgtgggtcagtgaaccctctgacctctgtcaccatgccGACACACTCAGaagggatctgattggctgctgcaggtcgtgtggttatccagaggcgagcagaggggagcagtttccccctgatgaggtttgtcagcagcacatctactgaggtggactctgtaacatcagtcaggatcttattgttgtggaagtccagaggaagtcgacactcatccagaccgtcaaagatgaacacaacctggaagtcttcaaacctgcagattcctgcttctttggtttcagtaaagaagtgatgaacaagttccaccaagctgtactttttctctttcagcacattcagctctctgaaagtgaatggaaatgtgaactgtatgtcctggttggctttgtcttcagcccagtccagagtgaacttctgtgttaagactgttttcccaatgccagccactccctttgtcatcactgttctgattggttcatctattccaggtgaggctttaaagatgtcttcttgtctgatggttgtttctggtctgtctggtttcctggttgctgtttcaatctgtctgacctcatgttcatcattgacctctgcagtccctctctctgtgatgtagagctctgtgtagatctgattcagaagggttgggtttcctgctttagcaatcccctcaaacacacactggaacctCTTCTTCAGGTTAGACTTGAGTTTACGTTGACACCTGCCAGCAGGAGTCCCTGAATGAACACACAAGAAATAAGATCAATGAATGAAGTATGAagcaaatatttcagtgtttcatttccCCAAAGACTTCAGAAGATCTTTAGTTAAAACCACCTTCAAACATTTCTCCATGGTGGGCTCCAGGGAGCTATGAGCCAAATCAAATCATCCACATCTCCCCTTGAATCTCTTCCTGCAACCTttgtaaatctgttttttgcCACCTAGCAGATGATATACTTACCATTGTTAACTGTTCGCTCCAGACTGAATCTTTCTTCATTCATTAAAGACCTCTGTTATTAGACCTATTACAACACAAAAATCTTGACCCTGCTATTTTAAGCAACTATTGACCCATTTTAAACATTAGTAACATAATCGAG from Thunnus maccoyii chromosome 19, fThuMac1.1, whole genome shotgun sequence includes these protein-coding regions:
- the LOC121886186 gene encoding NACHT, LRR and PYD domains-containing protein 12-like, whose product is MDQCEDREEGVPPSKSSLCGEHDSQTKAQRTKKQHRPEPGLRPEPGPGPSCLSFRSDRSKDAVVHFKQDPLSDKKIHQRPESPGPPSSCVSFRSDNSKDLIINFKGRRPAGQKVYQESSEVPSGQSAQQHQTHLDSIFMLLEENIVTFVKNELKKMQKVLSPNYPECLESQREDEEVLDSKEEEQRRSSREAFLKITLHFLRRMKQEELADRLQSGTPAGRCQRKLKSNLKKRFQCVFEGIAKAGNPTLLNQIYTELYITERGTAEVNDEHEVRQIETATRKPDRPETTIRQEDIFKASPGIDEPIRTVMTKGVAGIGKTVLTQKFTLDWAEDKANQDIQFTFPFTFRELNVLKEKKYSLVELVHHFFTETKEAGICRFEDFQVVFIFDGLDECRLPLDFHNNKILTDVTESTSVDVLLTNLIRGKLLPSARLWITTRPAAANQIPSECVGMVTEVRGFTDPQKEEYFRKRFRDEKQASTIISHIKTPRSIHIMCHMPVFCWITATVLEDVLKSREGGELPKTLTEMYIHFLVVQSKLKNFKYDGGAETDPHWNAESRNMIESLGKLAFKQLRKGNLIFYESDLTECGINIRAASVYSGVFTQIFKEERGLYQDKVFCFVHLSVQEFLAALHVHLTFINSGVNLLAEEQTTSQKSETREDKSAEKHLYQSAVDEALKSPNGHLDLFLRFLLGLSLQTNQTLLRGLLTQRGSSSQTNQETVKYIKKKISENLSAERSINLFHCLNELNDDSLVEEIQWYLSSGTLSTKKLSPAQWSALVFTLLSSEKDLDMFDLEKYSASEEVLLRLLPVVKASNKALLNGCNLSERSCAALSSVLSSQSSSLRELDMSNNNLQKLELLSAGLESPHCRLETLRLTSCGLSESHCEVVASALKSSTSHLRELNFSKNNLQDSGVKLLSAALESPNYRLETLRLSFCSLSEDSCASLATALKSNPSHLRELQLSYNKLQDSGVKLLCDFLESPHCRLETLRLNLCGLSVISCDSLASVLKYNATHLRNLELSYNKLQDSGVTFLCNFLESPHCRLETLGLSFCSLSENSCASLATALKSNPSHLRELLLSYNELQDSGVKLLCDFLESPHCRLETLSWEC